ATCGCCGTTACGCACGGGCCGGGGCTGGCGGGCTGCCTCGCCATCGGCACGGCGGCGGCCAAGGCCCTGGCGCTCTCGCTCCGCGTGCCGCTGATGGGCGTGAACCATCTGCGCGGGCATGCGTTTTCCCCCTTCATCACGCTGCATGCGGAGGCGCCCGGGGCCTTCGACGGGAAACTCGCCGCGCTGCTGCCGCATCTCGGGCTCATCGTCTCGGGCGGCAACACCCTGCTCTTCCGGCTCGACCGCGAGCGCCGCATCACCGTGCTTTCCTCGACGCGCGACGACGCGGCCGGCGAGGCGCTCGACAAGGGCGCGAAACTGCTCGGCCTCGGCTATCCCGGCGGACCGCTCATCGAAAAATGCGCGGCCTCGGGCGCGCCCGCCGCGTTCGATTTTCCGCGCGGCATCGGGCCGCGCAGCGATCTCGACTTCAGTTTCTCGGGGCTCAAGACCAGCCTGCGTTACCTGCTCGAAAAAATGACGCCGGAGGAAATCACGGCGCGGATGCCCGACCTCTGCGCGAGCTACCAGCAGGCCGTGATCGACGCGCTGGCGCGCAAGGCCGGGCTCGCGCTCGCGCAGGGCGGCGACTACGCGAGCATGGGCCTGTCGGGCGGCGTGGCCAACAACCGCGCGCTTCGCAACGCGCTCGCCGCCCTGGCGAGCCGCCGCCGCCTGCCGCTGCTCATGGCCGAGCCGAGGCACACCGGCGACAACGCCGGCATGATCGCCTTCGCCGCCTGGGCCGACCCGGCCGCGCAAAGCGTCCCCGTTGACCAGTTGCGCATCGAGCCGGGCCTGGAGCTGGCGTGAGGCGGACGAGCCCGCGCTCCCCGCCCGGAGCCGGCTCTCCATTGGATCCGAAAGTCGCGACGGGGTCGTGTGGCATGGGCGTCCCGCCCATGGACGGCGCTCCGCGCCGCCAAGCCTTCAAACCCACGGGCGAGCCGCCCGTGCCACCCAAACCGCCAATCGCGGGCACCCGGGTTCAAATCTCCAGCCCCAGCCCGCCGCCGGACGCCTCCTATTTTCGCAGCGATTTCAGCGCCTCGTTGATCTTGGCGAGGTCGCAACGCTCGGAATCATAGTCCGGGCCGAGCCATTCGATCCACTCGCGTCCGATGTCGGTGTGCGGCTCCTTGATGCAGGCGAGCATGTCGTGATACGCCTCCACGCCGCCGCAATCCTCGGGCGGCCCCGCGCGTTCGCCGGCGATGCAGGCCGGATAAGTGACGCTTTTCTCCGACGCGAGCGTCTTCTCGACCTTGATGTCCACGCGCCAGCCCTCGCCGAAAAAGTATTCGTAGAGAAACGCCCCGCGCGCGCCGAGGTCGAGATCGACGAGCGTGGCATCGCGGTCGTCGTCGATCGCCTGCCCCTCGACCCGCACCGGATTGCCGAGGCGCATGTCGTCGATGGTGAAACAGTGCGTCTGGTAATCATACCAGTCGAGCGCCACCTGGAGCGCGTCGTGCAGCTGGCTCAGCCACATGGATTCGCGCACGAGCAGGCGGCGCCAGATCGACGGCTGGCAATCGCGCACCGTGACGAGCAGGGAGAAAACTTTCTCCGCAGATTTCTTTTTGCCGGAACCGCCCGGCTGACCATCGAGCACTGATATCATGAATCGAAACCGTCTAGGCAAACCCGCCCGCCCTCCACAGGCAAGCCAAGGGAACAACCCCGCGGAAATACCCGCCAGAATGCCCCACTCTCCCGCTTGCACTCGCGCCCTCGAACCGTCAATTTGGGCGTCTTTTCACATTCACCATGGTCAAGGGCCAGAAAGTCGTCTGCATCAACGATACCTTCAAGGACTTCATCCGGGCAATCTACACGCAACTCCCGGTCAAGGGTGAAACCTACACCATTCGCGAAGTGTTCCTCGGCCGCGAGAAAGTCGTGAAAGGCGGCGAGTCCGCCACCGTCGGCCTGCTGCTGGAGGAACTGCGCAACCCGCCCGATCCGTTTCACGCCGGCCGGCAGGAACTCGGTTTCACCTCGGAACGCTTCGCCCCGCTGGACGAACTCCCGCCCGAGGAAACCGAGGTCGAGGAATCCGTCGGCGCCGGCGCCGGCGCGGGCATCGGCTTTGGCTACGGCAACAACTAAGCCGCTCCGCGGCAGTTTAAGTCACAAGTTTAAGTTGAAGCCCAAACCACCACATCACCGCCGCGCCACGCTTCACCTCAAACTCCCCTCTCACCCTCAACTTCAACTTAAACTTAAAACTTAAACTTCATTTCCTACCATGACCACATCCACAACCCGTCCCAAGAAAGTCGCGATTCTCACCGCCGGTGGACTCGCCCCCTGCCTTAGCTCCGCCATCGGCGGACTCATCGAGCGCTACACCGAGATCGCGCCCGACATCGAAATCATCGCCTATCGCGGAGGCTACAAGGGCCTCCTGCTCGGC
This genomic stretch from Termitidicoccus mucosus harbors:
- the tsaD gene encoding tRNA (adenosine(37)-N6)-threonylcarbamoyltransferase complex transferase subunit TsaD, translated to MILALETSCDETAVALFDPARGLTHEWVHSQIALHGRYGGVVPDLATREHLRTIAPLLERAQEAAGTGFGGVRRIAVTHGPGLAGCLAIGTAAAKALALSLRVPLMGVNHLRGHAFSPFITLHAEAPGAFDGKLAALLPHLGLIVSGGNTLLFRLDRERRITVLSSTRDDAAGEALDKGAKLLGLGYPGGPLIEKCAASGAPAAFDFPRGIGPRSDLDFSFSGLKTSLRYLLEKMTPEEITARMPDLCASYQQAVIDALARKAGLALAQGGDYASMGLSGGVANNRALRNALAALASRRRLPLLMAEPRHTGDNAGMIAFAAWADPAAQSVPVDQLRIEPGLELA
- a CDS encoding plasmid pRiA4b ORF-3 family protein; its protein translation is MISVLDGQPGGSGKKKSAEKVFSLLVTVRDCQPSIWRRLLVRESMWLSQLHDALQVALDWYDYQTHCFTIDDMRLGNPVRVEGQAIDDDRDATLVDLDLGARGAFLYEYFFGEGWRVDIKVEKTLASEKSVTYPACIAGERAGPPEDCGGVEAYHDMLACIKEPHTDIGREWIEWLGPDYDSERCDLAKINEALKSLRK